A single Pristis pectinata isolate sPriPec2 chromosome 22, sPriPec2.1.pri, whole genome shotgun sequence DNA region contains:
- the eva1ba gene encoding eva-1 homolog Ba yields the protein MDVPKAEMSLITNSIQAYMHIASNPEKAALYFITGVCFGLILTLCLLVIRISCHARTETTGPISKKEEDDSEEEDEEEDEDEEVGNGSPTATDLALANHNQPHTSSNVNVFTSAEELERAQLLEERERIIREIWRSGQPDILGSGWHQFEMEMLPNGGQREHRTWSPNSHGKY from the exons ATGGATGTCCCAAAGGCAGAGATGAGCCTCATCACGAACAGTATACAAGCGTATATGCACATCGCTT CAAACCCAGAGAAGGCAGCCTTGTACTTCATCACAGGGGTGTGCTTTGGTCTCATCCTGACACTCTGCCTGCTCGTGATACGAATTTCCTGCCACGCGCGCACAGAAACCACTGGCCCCATCAGCAAGAAAGAGGAAGACGACAGCGAGGAGGAAGACGAAGAGGAGGACGAAGATGAGGAGGTGGGCAATGGATCGCCCACGGCAACGGACTTGGCCCTGGCCAACCACAACCAGCCTCACACAAGCTCCAACGTGAACGTCTTCACTTCTGCTGAGGAGCTGGAGCGAGCCCAGTTGTTGGAGGAGCGAGAACGCATCATCCGCGAGATCTGGCGGAGTGGGCAGCCAGACATCCTGGGCAGCGGTTGGCATCAGTTCGAGATGGAGATGCTGCCCAACGGGGGTCAAAGAGAGCATCGAACCTGGAGCCCAAACTCCCACGGGAAGTATTAA